The DNA window TCCTGGATCCGCGGATGCAGGGTGCGGATGTCGGCGAACATCAGCGCATCGACCACATTGCCGAAGTCGGGATCGACATTGAACGCCAGCAGCTTCGCATTCATGCGGAGGTATTGTCGCAGCAGCACGGGAACCGCGCGCTCGCCATTCTCGAGATCGCGCACCACCTGATCCACCTGATCGAGGTCGCGGATGATCCACTTCGTGGGCTCCGGGTCGATCTCACTGATCGCACCGAGGCGGGGTGGATTTCGCGGGCGGACCGCGTCCACCACGCGTGCGAGCGCCCGGTGCGTCTCGAGGAACGCCATCATGAGCTTCTTGGAGGTCGTCAGGTACTCATCGGAGATGCTGACGGGGCCGAAGACGATCACATAGCGCGGATGGCGGCCGATGAACTCGGCGATCCCGCGCCACAGCAGGAGCAGCGGAAGCGGCTTGCGCTGGTACTCGCGGCGAACATAGCTTCGACCGAGCTCGATGGCCGGGCCGAGCTGCTCCATGACTCGCGGCGCATACTCAAAGAGCGTGCTCGTATAGAGACCATCGATGCCCTGCGATGGCAGGATCTCATCGGTCAGCCCCATGCGGTAGGCGCCAACGAGTTCCTGGCGGCGCCCGTTCCAGACGAAGAGCTGGTGGTAATGTCGATCGAATCGATCGATGTCGATGGCCCGCCCGCTTCCCTCGCCCACCGCGCGGAAGGTGATCTCCCGCAGGCGCCCCATTTCGAGCATGAGCAGCGGAATGCGATCGGCCTTCGTGCAGCGCACCTCGTAGTCGCCCTGTCGAAGGAGAAGACTCTCCGGCGGGAGCGCCGCGACTTCGGCGGCGAGCTCCGCGGGCTCGTGCTGGGAAACGAGCGGCACGGGCTGCTGCGCTGACAGGTCGGCATGATCAAGCCCATCAACTCCCTCGCAGGACTCACGATGACGCCGGGCGATCTCACGGGAGGCTTCGGTCAGCGCGCCATCGACGCGACGAGGTTCCAGGCCATCGGCGTCCGCACGGCGCGAGCCCAGAAGCTTCGAACGCACCTGGAGAACCTTCGCAAGCTCGCGGTGGTTGCCGAAGCGCGCCTGTTGCGCCGGGCTGAGAACGCTCCCGACGCGCACGCGCACGCCGCGGCCCATCATGCGGAAGTACTCGCGCGGAAGCCGCATCGTCCTCAGGACCGGATGCAGCAGGCCGAGCACCTGAAAGAGGGTGCTGTTGCGACCATCGACAAAGATCGGCAGGATCGAAGCGTTCGCCCACCGCGCCAGGCGGACCGCCGAAGCGTTCCACGGCGATTCCTGCACGCCCCAACGCCCCCACTTCAGATGCGCAACCTCGCCCGCAGGAAAGAGGCAGAGGCAACCACCACTCGAGACCCACCGGGTCGCCTCGTGCATCGCTGCCGCGTTGAAGGCGGTCGCCTCCTTGCCGCCGAAGACATCCACGAAGAAGGACATCGAACCCACGAAGGGCAGCGTGGCGAGGTAGCGATTGGCGACAAATCGAACATCGGGGCGGACGGCGAGAAGCGTCGTCGCGAGGATCTGCGGATCAACGCCTCCGTATGGATGATTCGAGACGATGACCAGCGGACCGCTCGCGGGAATGCGGGCGAGGTCGTGGGGAGAAATGAGCGGGTGGATTCCCGTGACCTGATTGAGCGCATCGAGTTCGTTCGTCCGTTCGTCAACCAGCGCCCGAACTTCGAAGAGCACACGGTTGAGCCGGCCCATACCCAGCAGCCGAGCAATCAGCGGACGGAAGGCTCGAAAGAGCGTGGCGCGCCACCCGATGAGGTCTGGAGGGACATCGATTCGGAACGGCTCGCCGGGAGGCGGAGGCTGGAGCCTCGATGCATGCGAGCGTTCCATGGCCGTGTCAGACTAAGTCCGCCGGAACGAATGGGGAAGCGACAGCGGTTCCGCGACCGGGTCAATCACACGAACACTGCTGCACGACTCGTCGCACCGCGACCTGGAGCGTGGCCCGGCCCACGGCGTTGAGCACACACGCTCTGAACGGAATGACCCTAGCGGGATTTGAACCCGCGTTCCCACCGTGAAAGGGTGGTGTCCTGGACCAGGCTAGACGATAGGGCCGAAGCGCAATGCAACGGGCGGCGCCTGAGACGCCGCCTGTTCGTCGCATGACCCCAAGGGGATGCGAACCCCTTGGGAAGACGAGAATACCACGGACGAAACGCGAAGGCGTCGGGGGGCGCGCAGCGCGGGTTGCACCAGACATGAGGAGCGCTGATGTTGGCCCTCTTGGGTCACTACAACCACTCCCCTGTTCTGCCGCTGACGAAACTGGCGAATCCGACGAAACCCACTTTCAGGGTGCGGGAACGCGACTCGCGGCCTGCGTCGGCGGAGGTTTCGTCCGAGAGACGCGAAAACCCATATGGGTCCTTCCATACCGGATTCTCCTCAGCACGCCCGCGGGAACAGCCACCAGTCCCGACTGAGTGTGTTGCGCCGGTCCGAACGCCTGGGCCATGGCGAGCGGCTGCCAATGCGCTCGTGTCGCCCACGCCGCCGCTCCTGGGCGCGCCCTTGGCTGGCTGGCGGCGGATTGGGCGAGCTTGCGTGCCCTTCGCCGCGGGGACGAATGTCGCCGCCAACGGCGCGCGACGAGTGGATACCGGGGATTCGGACAGGCCGCCGTAAGTCAGTCGCTATTCGCGGCTGTTCCCGCGGGCATTTCGGGCCGTCTTCGCGCTGGAAGGAACCATCCGCGGCGCTGGATGATTCGATGATTAAGGATTGCCGGGCTGAACGCTCGTGGCCCAGCTCGCGGCGATCATCGTGGCGTTGGCGTCATGCGCTGCAAGTGCAGAGGCGACTGGCTGCGATTGCGCCCACTGCGCGAGCACTGCTGCGGTGTCATCAGGAACTCCTTCGTTCTCCCCAATCGCGATCCGCTTTGCGGCAAGGGCGCCTCGAAGCTCGACCAGCGCGTCATCGTCACTGGCAATGACGCGATACGCGGCTGGGAGCTCGCCCCAGGCGGGGGACGAGGCGCGAATCGTCGCGAGAGACGCCTTCTGTGCATTCGAGAGATTCGTGGTCGCCGCCTCGATGATCGTAGCGAGAAGGGCGTCGCGCGTCGTCATCGCGGAGGCGAGCGTGGTGCGAGCGGCGTTCAGCGCCGCGACCGCGGCCTGCGTGCTCGGTGCCTGGCCCGCGCGGATCGATCGCTCAAGTGCGTCGACGCTTCTTCGCGCGGCGCCGAGGCTCTCGTCGGCAGCAGCGAGCGATGCGGCCTGCTCGTCGAGCGTCGCAGCAGCGGATGCCAGCATGGCGATTGATTCATTGAGCGACACGCCGGCCGCAGCCACACTTCCGGGGTCGAGAGAAACGCGATGCATCGTGGCGAGCACGGTGGTTGCGGGCGCCGAGAATGAGGAGAGATCGATGACGGTCGGGCTCGATGTCCCTGCGGTACCCGGCCCGTAGCCCGAAGCAGGTGCGGTGGCCGCGAGAGTCCCCGTGAGCACAAAGTTGATCGTGCTGATCATGCTGATCATGGCGTCGCCTCCAGCAGAGTCGATCGAGAGAGGGAATCGGCGGCCCGGTGCCGCCGACGCTACTTCAGTGGCCCCCCACCCGCGGCCTGTGTCAATCGTCGCCAGTCGATTTGGGGCCGCGCGAGAATCTGGCCGATTCTCACTTGCGTCACAGCGGCGCGTCGTGCGATCATCTTCCGCGTCGGGCCCCGGGGTCGTGGCGGTGACCGGCGGAAAGCGAGCGCCTGAATGATCCGGAGCATTCTGCGGGTTGATGTCCGACGCCGGTCCATCTCGACGGGCACACTGTCGATCGTGATGGCCGGGCTTTCGCGGCATCGGTGGCGGCCGATCAGCTCATCGAGAACTACAACGCCCCCGGGCAACTCATCTGGCAAAGCGACCAGGCCGGAAATGTCATCGAGACCGACTTCGACGCCGGTGGCCGCGAGACCCATCGCCGAGCGACGACCATCGCGAGCGGCTTCGACGCCACGGTGAAGCGGATCAGCACGACCTATGACTCCCTCGGACGCACCGAACTCGTGACGAGCTGGGACAACGCGACCCCCGGAAGTGGCAATGTCCTCAACGAGGTCAAGAACGCCTTCGACGGATGGGGCAATCTCACGAGCTTCAAGCAGGATCGGGACTCCGCGGTCGGAGGCAGCGGCTACTACGAAGTCTCCTACGCCATTGCCAAGGCGGCCACGGCGGGCAAGCGCCAGACGCTCCGTCGCAGCTCGATGACGCTCGCGGGCAAGACCTGGACGCTCGACTACTCATCGACCGGCAGCCTGCTCGATGCAGACCAGAGCCGCGTCACGAACATCAAGGACGGCAGCACCGCGGTCAGCCGCTACTGGTACCTGGGCGAAGGCGATGTCGCGGGCCGCGAGTACGGCGAATGCCGCGTCAAGTGGAACGAATGGGCCTCCGGAAGCCCCGTCACCTACCCCGATCGCGACCAGTTCAATCGCATCACCTCAAGCCGCTGGACGAAGACGATCACGGGCGGATCGATCGACTTCGTCGACCTCGATGTCGCCTACGATCGTGCAAGCAATGTGACCTCGGTCAAGGACGACATCTACCCCGGATTCGATGTGCTCTACGCCAACGACGGTCTGAACCGGCTGACGGATGCGGACGAAGGCACGCTCTCAAGCGGCAGCATTTCCTCGCGCACCCGTCGCCAGCTCTGGACGCTGTCGCAGACGGGCAACTGGCCGAACATGCAGCTCGACCTCGATGGCGACGGCAGCTACACCGGTAACGACGAACTCGACGAGACGCGCACGCACAATCTGGCGAACGAAATCCTGACGCGCGATGTCGACAGCAACGCGTCGGTTGACTACACGCTCGCGCACGACGCGGTCGGCAACCTCACCGACGACGGCCAGACCTGGAAGTATGTCTATGACGCCTTCGGCCGCCTGAAGGAACTGCGCAAGCGCAGCGACGATTCGCTGCTCGCCGAGTACACCTACTACGGCAACAACTTCCGCGCCAGCGAGCACTACGACGCGGACGCCGACGGCGATGTCGATGGCAGCGACCCGACCTGGTTCTTCGCCTGGGACGAGGGCTGGCGGCTGGCGGCCGTCTATCGCGGCTCCGACGCGAACCCGAAGGAGCGCTTCCTCCATCACCAGGCGGGCAATTCCGGGGGCGGCGGCTCGAGCTACATCGATTCGCTCGTTCTTCGCGACCGTGATGCGAACACGGCGTGGACGGCAGCAAGTGACGGCACGCTTGAAGAGCGCCGCTACTACTGCCAGTCCTGGCGTCACGATGTCGTGGCGATGGTCACGAGCGGCGGCGCGCTCGCCGAGCGAGCCAGATACTCGGCCTACGGCGTTCCCTTCGGCATTCCGCTGGGCGATGTGAACGGCGACGGCGTGCGCGACAGCACCGATGACGGCTTCTACAGCCCGACGCT is part of the Phycisphaeraceae bacterium genome and encodes:
- a CDS encoding lysophospholipid acyltransferase family protein, encoding MERSHASRLQPPPPGEPFRIDVPPDLIGWRATLFRAFRPLIARLLGMGRLNRVLFEVRALVDERTNELDALNQVTGIHPLISPHDLARIPASGPLVIVSNHPYGGVDPQILATTLLAVRPDVRFVANRYLATLPFVGSMSFFVDVFGGKEATAFNAAAMHEATRWVSSGGCLCLFPAGEVAHLKWGRWGVQESPWNASAVRLARWANASILPIFVDGRNSTLFQVLGLLHPVLRTMRLPREYFRMMGRGVRVRVGSVLSPAQQARFGNHRELAKVLQVRSKLLGSRRADADGLEPRRVDGALTEASREIARRHRESCEGVDGLDHADLSAQQPVPLVSQHEPAELAAEVAALPPESLLLRQGDYEVRCTKADRIPLLMLEMGRLREITFRAVGEGSGRAIDIDRFDRHYHQLFVWNGRRQELVGAYRMGLTDEILPSQGIDGLYTSTLFEYAPRVMEQLGPAIELGRSYVRREYQRKPLPLLLLWRGIAEFIGRHPRYVIVFGPVSISDEYLTTSKKLMMAFLETHRALARVVDAVRPRNPPRLGAISEIDPEPTKWIIRDLDQVDQVVRDLENGERAVPVLLRQYLRMNAKLLAFNVDPDFGNVVDALMFADIRTLHPRIQDFYLGREKAAAFRRAHALDDAPRSPRR